Proteins from a genomic interval of uncultured Desulfuromusa sp.:
- a CDS encoding DUF169 domain-containing protein, translating to MPDVQISAEQCTGCGMCVNFCPVDVFRLGSNGEKKVAEVQNASICWACDTCVGQCPTNAIRIIESAEEAAEREAKFKPTAPPLDQAEQQQYQEWHEILTQTLGLRWNPVAISLIGKDQPLPEAPMPRVKLRYCQSLMMARRGKTVMMPAQCHACPDGTHILGLTEIPPKLASGEMYIHFKKLASMDAAKQMIKERPRLPEKSTLATLVSPLKDAKVTPDVIAVIAKPEQIMWLTMSASYSTGKRFDFKVSGYNAQCVETTLLPYTQQRFNLSLGCYGCRASSDIGDELMFMGIPRKQLPELINGLQKLGTKAIGDSRNKIYLPPNI from the coding sequence ATGCCTGATGTTCAGATATCAGCCGAACAATGTACCGGCTGTGGCATGTGCGTCAATTTCTGCCCGGTCGATGTTTTTCGGCTTGGCAGTAACGGTGAAAAAAAGGTAGCCGAGGTCCAGAATGCATCAATCTGCTGGGCTTGTGATACCTGCGTCGGTCAGTGCCCGACCAATGCTATCCGCATCATCGAAAGCGCAGAAGAAGCGGCCGAACGAGAGGCTAAGTTCAAACCGACGGCACCTCCACTTGATCAGGCCGAACAGCAGCAGTATCAAGAGTGGCATGAGATCCTGACCCAAACTCTTGGGTTGCGCTGGAATCCTGTTGCGATTTCCTTGATCGGTAAAGATCAGCCTCTGCCGGAAGCACCGATGCCCCGTGTCAAACTTCGCTACTGCCAGTCTTTGATGATGGCTCGGCGTGGCAAAACAGTCATGATGCCGGCTCAGTGCCACGCCTGCCCGGACGGCACTCATATCCTCGGTCTGACGGAAATTCCCCCCAAGCTCGCCAGTGGTGAAATGTATATCCATTTCAAGAAACTGGCCTCGATGGACGCCGCCAAGCAGATGATTAAAGAGCGGCCCCGGCTACCGGAAAAGTCGACTCTGGCAACGCTGGTCAGCCCGCTCAAGGATGCTAAGGTCACTCCTGATGTGATCGCCGTCATCGCCAAACCGGAACAAATCATGTGGTTGACCATGAGTGCCTCCTACAGCACCGGTAAACGTTTCGACTTCAAAGTCAGCGGCTACAACGCCCAGTGTGTTGAAACGACCCTGCTACCTTACACCCAGCAGCGCTTTAACCTTTCCCTCGGTTGTTACGGTTGTCGAGCCAGTTCAGATATCGGTGACGAACTGATGTTTATGGGCATTCCGCGCAAACAGTTACCTGAATTGATCAACGGGCTACAGAAATTGGGTACAAAAGCGATCGGCGACTCGCGCAACAAGATCTACCTGCCGCCGAACATCTGA
- the rarD gene encoding EamA family transporter RarD, with protein MSSRFSGPLFGLAAFVAWGFLPVYWKQLAAVPPFEILCHRIIWSCVFLCLIISWQHRWEEVRQIVAAPADMGRLSVSSLLIGGNWLIYIVAVNTGHVVETSLGYYITPMVNILLGVLLLKERFSRLQTVAVLCAFAGVVYSLLGYGTLPKYALSLAFLFAFYGYLRKKTVVAPIPGLLVETFVLVVPALIYLLYRQIYHGSPFLVLSWDGILLIGAGVTTSLPLLWFAAAARQLQLSTIGILQYLAPSIAFLLGVFLYREPFDQHSQITFILIWLGVAVYCADALRFNRKVSA; from the coding sequence ATGAGTTCTCGATTTTCGGGGCCACTTTTCGGCTTGGCAGCCTTTGTCGCCTGGGGCTTCCTACCTGTTTACTGGAAGCAGTTGGCTGCTGTACCTCCATTTGAAATTCTCTGCCATCGGATAATCTGGTCCTGTGTTTTTCTTTGTTTAATCATCAGCTGGCAGCATAGATGGGAAGAGGTGCGACAGATCGTTGCGGCTCCAGCAGATATGGGACGTCTTTCTGTCAGCAGTTTGTTAATCGGTGGAAACTGGTTAATTTATATCGTGGCGGTCAATACGGGACACGTTGTTGAAACCAGCCTGGGCTATTATATTACCCCCATGGTCAATATTCTGTTGGGGGTATTGCTGTTAAAGGAGCGTTTCAGCCGTTTGCAGACGGTTGCTGTTCTTTGTGCTTTTGCGGGAGTTGTTTATTCTTTGCTCGGTTATGGCACTCTGCCGAAATATGCCCTGTCCCTGGCTTTTTTATTTGCTTTTTATGGCTATCTACGGAAAAAAACCGTGGTGGCTCCCATCCCTGGATTGCTAGTTGAAACCTTTGTCCTGGTTGTCCCGGCACTAATTTATTTACTCTATCGGCAAATTTATCATGGCAGTCCGTTTCTGGTCCTGTCCTGGGATGGGATCTTGCTGATTGGCGCTGGTGTTACGACCAGTTTGCCGCTGCTCTGGTTTGCCGCCGCGGCACGGCAGCTGCAGCTTTCGACGATCGGTATCCTGCAGTATCTGGCGCCGAGCATTGCTTTTCTACTGGGAGTTTTTCTTTATCGAGAGCCTTTTGACCAGCATAGCCAGATCACCTTTATCTTGATCTGGCTCGGCGTGGCTGTCTATTGCGCTGACGCTCTGCGCTTCAATCGCAAAGTCTCAGCGTAA
- a CDS encoding ABC transporter ATP-binding protein has product MLIEVDDVSKAYPQVNGCESAAVVENLSFAVAEGEFVCIIGPSGCGKSTLLNMIAGFIQPDRGKIYFDSRPINSPEPERAVVFQEATLFPWMNLRRNIELGLKAAGMKKTELQRIVNDSLALVDLNCSQQAYPHQLSGGMKQRAALARVLALQPRLLLMDEPFSALDADTREHLQDQLLKICAKRRQTVVFVTHSVEEAAYLADRILIMGRPPNRCYASLRIQRGQGRSRTDKQQMSNILRLRAALKDFSRQLSDGNC; this is encoded by the coding sequence ATGTTGATTGAAGTAGATGACGTCAGCAAGGCTTATCCTCAAGTCAATGGGTGCGAGTCTGCAGCGGTGGTGGAAAACCTCTCCTTTGCTGTCGCCGAAGGTGAGTTTGTCTGTATCATCGGACCGAGTGGTTGCGGCAAATCGACTTTGCTCAATATGATTGCCGGGTTTATTCAACCGGATCGAGGCAAAATTTATTTTGATAGTCGACCGATCAACAGCCCCGAACCGGAACGTGCCGTTGTTTTTCAGGAAGCCACGCTGTTTCCCTGGATGAATCTGCGTCGCAACATCGAGTTGGGGCTTAAAGCAGCAGGCATGAAGAAAACGGAACTGCAACGGATTGTGAACGATAGCCTCGCTCTGGTCGATCTGAATTGTTCGCAGCAGGCTTATCCGCATCAACTTTCTGGCGGAATGAAGCAGCGGGCCGCATTGGCTCGGGTGCTTGCCTTGCAGCCACGGCTGTTACTGATGGATGAACCTTTCAGCGCCCTCGATGCTGATACCCGCGAGCATCTGCAGGATCAACTGCTGAAGATCTGTGCTAAGCGCCGACAAACAGTTGTTTTCGTGACCCATAGCGTTGAAGAAGCGGCTTATCTGGCCGATCGCATCCTTATTATGGGCCGACCGCCGAACAGGTGCTATGCCAGTTTGCGGATTCAGCGTGGGCAGGGACGTAGCCGTACTGATAAGCAGCAAATGTCGAATATTCTACGTTTGCGGGCCGCTCTCAAAGATTTCTCCCGGCAGTTGTCGGATGGGAACTGTTAG
- a CDS encoding ABC transporter permease, with the protein MDNVAIKEAKTAVALQTNRKVCDYGRLLYGGASLLLIIFGWQAVAWGVDWWRGAPFPTPFETAWKLLKMLSGEPFLGHSIYLHTLSSMGRWLSGFFIAVIGGALIGMAAGRWRTFERLTMPSVQVLQLIPGLAWIPVAILLFGIGDASTLFMIAVTAFSPIAINVAGGVKRVDEMYIRAARMLGLNNRMLFRTVLLPGALPHILSGLRVGLGSSWRVLVAAEMVVGRGTGLGYAIIQSRWTLDFAKAFVCIAIICVIGLIVEQVIFIPLERRTIELWGLKREV; encoded by the coding sequence ATGGACAATGTGGCAATCAAGGAAGCGAAGACGGCTGTCGCTTTGCAAACAAACAGAAAAGTTTGTGATTACGGTCGCCTGCTTTATGGCGGTGCGTCCCTGCTGCTGATTATTTTCGGTTGGCAGGCTGTTGCCTGGGGTGTTGACTGGTGGCGCGGCGCCCCTTTTCCGACGCCTTTCGAAACAGCTTGGAAGCTGTTGAAGATGCTGTCTGGGGAGCCGTTTCTGGGGCATTCGATCTACCTGCACACCCTCAGCAGTATGGGGCGTTGGTTGAGCGGCTTTTTTATTGCCGTTATTGGCGGGGCATTGATCGGCATGGCAGCCGGACGTTGGCGGACTTTTGAGCGGCTGACTATGCCATCAGTCCAAGTACTGCAGTTAATCCCGGGGTTGGCCTGGATTCCTGTTGCCATTCTGTTATTCGGAATCGGTGACGCTTCGACCCTTTTCATGATCGCTGTGACTGCTTTTTCACCGATTGCCATCAATGTTGCTGGTGGCGTTAAGCGGGTTGATGAGATGTATATTCGTGCCGCTCGTATGCTGGGCCTGAATAACCGCATGTTGTTTCGGACAGTGCTGTTGCCAGGAGCACTACCTCATATCCTGAGTGGATTGCGGGTCGGGCTTGGCAGCAGCTGGCGGGTGCTGGTCGCAGCCGAAATGGTCGTTGGCAGAGGAACTGGACTCGGTTACGCCATCATCCAGTCCCGGTGGACTCTCGACTTTGCTAAAGCCTTTGTCTGTATTGCCATCATCTGTGTCATCGGCTTGATCGTCGAGCAGGTCATCTTTATCCCGTTGGAAAGAAGAACTATCGAACTCTGGGGTTTGAAAAGGGAGGTATGA